Within Candidatus Thorarchaeota archaeon, the genomic segment AAACAGTCAAACACCGTATTGAGGTGTACTCTTGAGTTCGTCTAGGAAGATTAGAGTTCTTGTTGCAAAGCCCGGTCTGGATGGTCATGATCGTGGCGCGAAGGTCGTAGCCCGAGCCCTGCGAGATGCAGGAATGGAAGTCATTTACACAGGTCTACGGCAGACCCCAGAGATGATCGTTCGAGCCGCTGTTGATGAGTCCGTTGATGTCATTGGTCTCTCTATTCTCAGTGGAGCTCACATGGCCCTGTTCCCAAGAATTATGGAACTTCTTCGTGAAGAGGGTGCAGATGACATCATTGTCATCGGTGGTGGAATTATTCCTGAGGATGATGTCCCGGAGCTCAAGAAGGCGGGCATTGCTGAAGTCTTCGGTCCCGGTACTCCGCTGAACGAGATTGTTGACTTCATTAAGGAACACGTCAAAGTATAGCCTTTATCTTTAGAGAGGACCAGCACAGTGTCGATACCAGACTTAGTTGATGGCGTGCTTGCAGGACGGAGACGCGATCTTGCACGACTGATCACCATGATCGAGAATGAGGACCCCCACTCGGCTGAGGCCCTGAGTCTTCTTTACAAACATACTGGGCATGCTCACATCATTGGGATCACAGGCCCCCCCGGTTCGGGAAAGAGCACTCTGGTGACTCGGATCACTGGTGAATATCGTAAGCGCGACAAGACTGTAGGAATTGTGGCAGTAGATCCCTCCAGCCCGTTCAGTGGTGGTGCCCTGCTTGGCGACAGAATTCGTATGCAGGAACATAGTCTTGACAAGGGCGTCTTCGTGCGAAGCATGGGGACTCGTGGTCATCTAGGAGGGATCGCTCGTGCAACCTCTGATGTCGTTCGTGCAATAGATGCATCCG encodes:
- a CDS encoding cobalamin B12-binding domain-containing protein, coding for MSSSRKIRVLVAKPGLDGHDRGAKVVARALRDAGMEVIYTGLRQTPEMIVRAAVDESVDVIGLSILSGAHMALFPRIMELLREEGADDIIVIGGGIIPEDDVPELKKAGIAEVFGPGTPLNEIVDFIKEHVKV